Proteins from one Cryptomeria japonica chromosome 4, Sugi_1.0, whole genome shotgun sequence genomic window:
- the LOC131047438 gene encoding receptor-like protein kinase HSL1, with product MLTKLEFLFFDNNSLSGAFPDFVGNLVSLKTFTIAGNPLSRGVLPTELGNLKHLQQLWLYSCSLVGGIPSFLGNLTQLEELDLSGNRLSGDIPGSLMALLNLRDLFLRGNNLSGQIPASIGQLRRLSTLDLSTNQLQGTIPDRISDLTDLNTLRLSNNRLTGEIPAGLGELRYLSYFALFSNKLNGWLPQSLGTFSNLRIVDVVENELEGPLPKNLCRGGELYSFAASSNNFNGSLPSSFQDCKSLIYLRIENNQLSGEIPPGLWNSSNLNNFFLSNNMFTGDISAAIGEAKNLNRLEISNNRLEGRIPEQLGQLTKLEVFEASNNQLSGPNPHELEGLSLVNSLQLDHNFLSGEIPKEITLLKKLSRLNLGHNRLTGEIPAALNDIMNSLDMSNNLLSGGIPPELGQLNLDVFNLSNNDLAGRIPDALDIAVHKDSFLGNPKLCGGQNLMLPACSNPHKLSPQTLATILVPLFLILTATLCSICLRCLFFRKRSSTPSWKLTSFHSTEVDELYILHNLKEANVIGSGVAGKVYKVILPNGQAVAVKKIGKTSRSTGSFKRKGEQEENKIGEVEVDTLGLIRHNNILKLLCCISSEESEFKLLVYEFMPNGSLFDCLHGGPERQKPLRWPIRYKIALGTARGLSYLHHGCSPPILHRDVKSSNILLDGNFEVKIADFGVSRLIDRLGDELRIDEKSDVYSFGVVMLELVSGRKATGEMEYGEGVDIVGWIRNTIWMGGGEKEVLDERVVNNNCVEQMMRVLHMGLICTKRKPKQRPCMREVVEMLVACGGYKS from the exons ATGCTAACAAAGCTCGAGTTTCTCTTCTTCGACAACAATAGTTTGAGTGGAGCATTCCCAGATTTTGTCGGTAATTTGGTGTCTCTCAAGACCTTTACGATTGCCGGTAATCCTCTGAGTCGTGGTGTGCTGCCCACAGAGCTTGGCAATTTGAAGCACCTGCAGCAGTTATGGCTATATAGTTGCAGTCTTGTGGGCGGAATCCCGAGTTTCTTGGGTAATTTAACGCAGCTGGAGGAGTTGGATTTGTCAGGGAATCGTCTGTCGGGTGATATTCCTGGCAGTTTAATGGCTCTCTTGAATTTGAGAGACCTGTTCCTCAGAGGCAACAATTTGTCTGGACAAATTCCAGCCAGCATTGGTCAACTGAGGAGATTATCCACTTTGGATCTGAGCACAAATCAGCTTCAGGGCACAATTCCCGACAGAATCTCCGATCTCACAGATTTGAATACTCTTCGTTTATCTAACAATCGGCTTACCGGAGAGATACCTGCCGGGCTCGGCGAGCTACGGTACTTGAGTTACTTTGCGTTGTTCAGCAACAAGCTCAATGGATGGTTACCTCAGAGTTTGGGTACATTCTCCAACCTGAGAATCGTTGATGTGGTGGAAAACGAATTGGAAGGTCCTCTGCCAAAGAATCTGTGTCGGGGAGGAGAGCTCTATAGCTTTGCTGCCTCTTCAAACAATTTCAATGGTAGTCTCCCCTCGTCCTTTCAAGACTGCAAATCTCTAATCTATCTGCGTATCGAGAACAACCAGCTCAGCGGCGAGATTCCTCCTGGACTATGGAATTCTTCCAATCTTAATAATTTCTTTCTTAGCAACAATATGTTTACAGGAGATATTTCAGCAGCAATAGGGGAAGCGAAGAATCTGAATCGGTTGGAGATAAGCAATAACCGGTTGGAAGGAAGAATCCCTGAACAACTTGGACAGCTGACAAAACTTGAAGTATTTGAAGCCAGCAACAACCAGTTGTCAGGGCCCAATCCTCATGAGCTCgagggtttgagtttggtgaataGTCTCCAGCTGGACCATAACTTTCTGTCAGGAGAAATTCCCAAGGAAATAACGTTGTTAAAGAAACTCAGTCGCCTCAATTTGGGTCACAATCGACTTACAGGAGAAATACCTGCAGCTCTGAACGACATCATGAATAGTCTTGATATGTCAAACAATTTGCTTTCTGGCGGAATTCCTCCTGAATTAGGACAGCTGAATCTGGATGTTTTCAATCTATCCAACAATGACTTGGCTGGACGCATTCCTGACGCTCTCGACATTGCGGTTCACAAGGATAGCTTTCTGGGAAATCCGAAGCTATGCGGGGGTCAGAATTTGATGCTCCCTGCGTGTTCCAATCCTCACAAGTTGTCACCTCAGACTTTAGCTACCATTCTGGTACCGCTATTTCTTATATTGACTGCCACCTTGTGCTCTATTTGTCTGCGTTGCTTGTTTTTCAGGAAGCGAAGCAGCACACCATCGTGGAAATTAACTTCATTCCACTCGACAGAGGTGGACGAGTTATACATCCTCCACAACTTGAAGGAGGCCAACGTGATCGGATCTGGAGTTGCTGGAAAAGTTTACAAGGTCATTCTCCCCAACGGACAGGCGGTGGCCGTTAAGAAGATCGGAAAAACGAGCAGATCAACGGGAAGTTtcaagagaaaaggtgagcaagaAGAGAATAAAATTGGGGAGGTGGAGGTGGATACATTGGGGCTCATCCGGCACAATAACATCTTAAAGCTTCTCTGCTGCATCTCAAGTGAAGAGTCCGAATTCAAGCTGTTGGTATACGAGTTCATGCCAAACGGGAGTTTGTTTGACTGCCTGCACGGTGGCCCCGAGCGACAAAAACCGCTGCGATGGCCGATACGTTATAAGATTGCTCTTGGCACAGCTCGTGGGCTTAGTTATTTGCATCATGGTTGTTCTCCTCCAATATTACACAGGGATGTGAAGTCTAGCAACATCTTACTGGACGGCAATTTTGAGGTTAAAATTGCAGATTTTGGGGTATCTAGATTGATTGATAGGTTGGGCGATGA GTTAAGGATAGATGAGAAAAGTGATGTGTATAGCTTTGGAGTAGTGATGTTAGAGCTGGTGAGCGGGAGGAAAGCTACAGGTGAGATGGAGTATGGAGAGGGCGTGGACATCGTGGGTTGGATACGCAACACAATCTGGATGGGCGGGGGGGAGAAGGAAGTGCTGGATGAGCGCGTAGTGAACAATAATTGCGTGGAACAAATGATGCGCGTCTTACATATGGGTTTGATTTGCACTAAGAGGAAGCCAAAGCAGCGGCCATGTATGAGAGAAGTAGTAGAGATGTTAGTGGCGTGCGGTGGGTACAAATCGTAG